One segment of Colius striatus isolate bColStr4 chromosome 23, bColStr4.1.hap1, whole genome shotgun sequence DNA contains the following:
- the TIRAP gene encoding toll/interleukin-1 receptor domain-containing adapter protein: MAGWFRRLLHRPKPSSVESSLNASRSASSSPSSSSSSAQSCSSSAMSLTRSSRPSSASDVSASGSARWAKSYDVCICHSEGDLELVEELVSYLEGQPESFRCFLQLRDAAPGGAVVTELCEAVRNSHCWVMLITPAFLQDPWCKYQMHQALAEAPMANGRTIPVLKDVERKDYPKELRNLYYISMALKESSFRQIRDTVLRYLQELCRSSVSRME, encoded by the exons ATGGCTG GCTGGTTTAGGCGGCTCCTGCACAGACCCAAGCCCAGCTCTGTGGAGAGCAGCCTCAATGCCAGTCGCTCagcttcctcctccccttcctcctcatcctcctcggcccagagctgcagctcttctgccaTGAGCCTGACTCGCTCGTCCCGCCCCTCGTCCGCCTCGGACGTCAGCGCCTCAGGCAGCGCCCGCTGGGCCAAGAGCTACGACGTGTGCATCTGCCACAGCGAGGGGGACCTGGAGCtggtggaggagctggtgtCTTACCTGGAGGGACAACCCGAAAGCTTCCGCTGCTTCCTGCAGCTGCGCGACGCGGCGCCGGGCGGCGCGGTGGTGACGGAGCTGTGCGAGGCCGTGCGCAACAGCCACTGCTGGGTCATGCTCATCACCCCGGCCTTCCTCCAGGATCCCTGGTGCAAGTACCAGATGCACCAGGCGCTGGCTGAAGCTCCCATGGCCAACGGCCGCACCATCCCGGTGCTGAAGGACGTGGAGCGCAAGGATTATCCCAAGGAGCTGCGGAACCTTTACTACATCTCCATGGCGCTGAAGGAGAGCAGCTTCAGGCAGATCAGGGACACCGTGCTGCGCT ACCTCCAGGAGCTGTGCCGGAGCTCTGTGAGCAGGATGGAGTag
- the PUS3 gene encoding tRNA pseudouridine(38/39) synthase isoform X1 — MRPLLAASRATQRRLLLGPRSGPGPRLCASCHSGSQGAAGSDSGAMAEETPAAEAEGLLWKVQELEEEVKRLREKLREAEGGGGGQEAPTAPGKGKRRQQRPFDFGAHGRRHVALKVAYLGWGYQGFASQENTSNTIEEKLFEALKKTRLVEDRQSSNYHRCGRTDKGVSAFGQVISLDLRSRPPEGKQLDDGEGRGEGGGDGEAEQLRYTHILNRVLPRDIRVLAWAPVGPRFSARFSCLSRTYRYFFPCAGLDVALMHGAAQRYVGTHDFRNLCKMDVANGVTNFQRTVLSAGVTWADRGEAAPRDPFRLCQFQVTGQAFLYHQVRCMMAVLLLIGQGMESPEVIDQLLDVDRNPCKPQYSMAVEFPLVLYDCEFENLQWIYDREVQEFNVTHLQQLWAEHAVKTQVLRDMLGGLDAAPVAPGKGLGSTWGDLQPPVCSQLSGFVEGVRARSYKPLLARPRCEGLEARIRHFVRRGRIPAPQGLQPGAAQAEQQPPDSKRNHGSSGPAPEQPPKRVCVDGE; from the exons ATGCGGCCGCTCCTCGCTGCCTCACGGGCGACTCAGCGCCGGCTGCTCCTCGGCCCCCGCAGCGGCCCCGGGCCCCGGCTCTGCGCGTCCTGCCACAGCGG ATCCCAAGGAGCTGCCGGCTCCGACAGCGGGGCCATGGCCGAGGAGACGCCGGCTGCTGAGGCAGAGGGACTCCTGTGGAaggtgcaggagctggaggaggaggtgaagCGGCTGCGGGAGAAGCTCCGAGAGGCCGAGGGAGGCGGCGGGGGGCAAGAGGCTCCCACGGCCCCAGGCAAGGGCAAGAGGCGCCAACAACGGCCCTTCGACTTCGGGGCTCACGGCCGCAGGCACGTGGCACTGAAGGTCGCCTACCTGGGCTGGGGCTACCAGGGGTTTGCCAGCCAGGAGAACACCAGCAACACCATCGAGGAGAAACTCTTTGAAGCCTTGAAGAAGACGCGGCTGGTGGAGGACAGGCAGAGCTCCAACTACCACCGCTGCGGGCGGACGGACAAAGGAGTCAGTGCCTTTGGCCAG GTGATTTCCCTCGACCTTCGCTCCCGCCCGCCGGAGGGGAAGCAGCTGGACGACGGCGAGGGCAGAGGCGAGGGCGGAGGCGATGGGGAGGCCGAGCAGCTGCGCTACACCCATATCCTCAACAGGGTGCTGCCGCGGGACATCCGCGTGCTGGCCTGGGCGCCCGTGGGGCCGCGCTTCAGCGCCCGCTTCAGCTGCCTCAGCAGAACCTACCGCTACTTCTTCCCCTGCGCCGGCCTGGACGTGGCCCTGATGCACGGCGCCGCCCAGAGGTACGTGGGCACCCACGACTTCCGCAACCTGTGCAAGATGGACGTGGCCAACGGGGTGACCAACTTCCAGAGGACCGTCCTCAGCGCCGGCGTGACGTGGGCGGACAGGGGAGAGGCGGCGCCGCGGGATCCCTTCCGCCTGTGCCAGTTCCAAGTGACGGGACAGGCCTTCCTGTACCACCAAGTGCGCTGCATGATGGCCGTGCTCCTCCTCATCGGCCAGGGCATGGAGAGCCCCGAGGTCATCGACCAGCTGCTGGATGTGGACAGGAACCCCTGCAAGCCGCAGTACAG CATGGCAGTGGAGTTTCCCCTGGTTCTGTACGACTGTGAGTTTGAGAACCTTCAGTGGATTTACGACCGAGAAGTGCAGGAGTTCAACGTCACacacctgcagcagctctgggctgagcacGCCGTCAAGACTCAAGTGCTCCGTGACATGTTGGGAGGGTTGGATGCTGCTCCCGTGGCTCCAGGGAAAG GCCTGGGGAGCACGTGGGGGGACCTGCAGCCCCCCGTGTGCAGCCAGCTCAGCGGCTTCGTGGAAGGCGTCCGGGCGCGCAGCTACAAGCCTCTGCTGGCCCGGCCCCGCTGCGAGGGGCTGGAGGCTCGGATCCGGCACTTCGTGCGCAGGGGCCGCATCCCAGcgccccaggggctgcagccggGGGCGGCACAGGCCGAGCAGCAGCCCCCCGACAGCAAGAGGAACCACGGCAGCAGCGGCCCGGCGCCGGAGCAGCCCCCCAAGAGGGTGTGTGTGGACGGGGAGTGA
- the PUS3 gene encoding tRNA pseudouridine(38/39) synthase isoform X2 has product MAEETPAAEAEGLLWKVQELEEEVKRLREKLREAEGGGGGQEAPTAPGKGKRRQQRPFDFGAHGRRHVALKVAYLGWGYQGFASQENTSNTIEEKLFEALKKTRLVEDRQSSNYHRCGRTDKGVSAFGQVISLDLRSRPPEGKQLDDGEGRGEGGGDGEAEQLRYTHILNRVLPRDIRVLAWAPVGPRFSARFSCLSRTYRYFFPCAGLDVALMHGAAQRYVGTHDFRNLCKMDVANGVTNFQRTVLSAGVTWADRGEAAPRDPFRLCQFQVTGQAFLYHQVRCMMAVLLLIGQGMESPEVIDQLLDVDRNPCKPQYSMAVEFPLVLYDCEFENLQWIYDREVQEFNVTHLQQLWAEHAVKTQVLRDMLGGLDAAPVAPGKGLGSTWGDLQPPVCSQLSGFVEGVRARSYKPLLARPRCEGLEARIRHFVRRGRIPAPQGLQPGAAQAEQQPPDSKRNHGSSGPAPEQPPKRVCVDGE; this is encoded by the exons ATGGCCGAGGAGACGCCGGCTGCTGAGGCAGAGGGACTCCTGTGGAaggtgcaggagctggaggaggaggtgaagCGGCTGCGGGAGAAGCTCCGAGAGGCCGAGGGAGGCGGCGGGGGGCAAGAGGCTCCCACGGCCCCAGGCAAGGGCAAGAGGCGCCAACAACGGCCCTTCGACTTCGGGGCTCACGGCCGCAGGCACGTGGCACTGAAGGTCGCCTACCTGGGCTGGGGCTACCAGGGGTTTGCCAGCCAGGAGAACACCAGCAACACCATCGAGGAGAAACTCTTTGAAGCCTTGAAGAAGACGCGGCTGGTGGAGGACAGGCAGAGCTCCAACTACCACCGCTGCGGGCGGACGGACAAAGGAGTCAGTGCCTTTGGCCAG GTGATTTCCCTCGACCTTCGCTCCCGCCCGCCGGAGGGGAAGCAGCTGGACGACGGCGAGGGCAGAGGCGAGGGCGGAGGCGATGGGGAGGCCGAGCAGCTGCGCTACACCCATATCCTCAACAGGGTGCTGCCGCGGGACATCCGCGTGCTGGCCTGGGCGCCCGTGGGGCCGCGCTTCAGCGCCCGCTTCAGCTGCCTCAGCAGAACCTACCGCTACTTCTTCCCCTGCGCCGGCCTGGACGTGGCCCTGATGCACGGCGCCGCCCAGAGGTACGTGGGCACCCACGACTTCCGCAACCTGTGCAAGATGGACGTGGCCAACGGGGTGACCAACTTCCAGAGGACCGTCCTCAGCGCCGGCGTGACGTGGGCGGACAGGGGAGAGGCGGCGCCGCGGGATCCCTTCCGCCTGTGCCAGTTCCAAGTGACGGGACAGGCCTTCCTGTACCACCAAGTGCGCTGCATGATGGCCGTGCTCCTCCTCATCGGCCAGGGCATGGAGAGCCCCGAGGTCATCGACCAGCTGCTGGATGTGGACAGGAACCCCTGCAAGCCGCAGTACAG CATGGCAGTGGAGTTTCCCCTGGTTCTGTACGACTGTGAGTTTGAGAACCTTCAGTGGATTTACGACCGAGAAGTGCAGGAGTTCAACGTCACacacctgcagcagctctgggctgagcacGCCGTCAAGACTCAAGTGCTCCGTGACATGTTGGGAGGGTTGGATGCTGCTCCCGTGGCTCCAGGGAAAG GCCTGGGGAGCACGTGGGGGGACCTGCAGCCCCCCGTGTGCAGCCAGCTCAGCGGCTTCGTGGAAGGCGTCCGGGCGCGCAGCTACAAGCCTCTGCTGGCCCGGCCCCGCTGCGAGGGGCTGGAGGCTCGGATCCGGCACTTCGTGCGCAGGGGCCGCATCCCAGcgccccaggggctgcagccggGGGCGGCACAGGCCGAGCAGCAGCCCCCCGACAGCAAGAGGAACCACGGCAGCAGCGGCCCGGCGCCGGAGCAGCCCCCCAAGAGGGTGTGTGTGGACGGGGAGTGA